Genomic DNA from candidate division KSB1 bacterium:
GATTCCGCAAATCACCCCCCTGGCAGTCGGGACAGATGGATTGCCGCTGCCGCCTAAATGCCCGGGAATACATGTCGTGAACCTCGTACTCGAAAAGATATTAGCCATGTCGTCCACGTTCGTCCCCACATCTTCAGCAGTGACGTAACAGCCCCGAATTGAAGTCAGTAAATCGCCATATTCTTTGTAAATCGAGGCTCGAATTTCCGGGTTGCTTTTTTCTATTTCGGGATTATGCGCGATAACGCCTTTGCCGCCACCCCACCAAAGACCGGCAAGTGCATTTTTACGGGTCATCCCTTTTGACAACCGCAAGCCATCTCTCAAATAATCCTCCATTGTCGGGTATTGCCAGTAGCGTACGCCGCCGGCTCCTTGTCCGCGGCAAGTTCGGTGGACAAAAGCTCCCTGCAGCGTATCGTGGTTTTTAGTGATGTGAAAAAACAGACCCTCGTGCTGCATAAAATCCCGCCATCATTTTGGATAAACTCAGCAATCGGCTGCAACTGCTCGTGTGACGCGATGACCGTCTTGGATTCTGGGTTATAAACAAAAAAGAAGCAGCTGATTTGCTGATCGAGAAGGTAATTTATGAA
This window encodes:
- a CDS encoding leucine dehydrogenase codes for the protein MQHEGLFFHITKNHDTLQGAFVHRTCRGQGAGGVRYWQYPTMEDYLRDGLRLSKGMTRKNALAGLWWGGGKGVIAHNPEIEKSNPEIRASIYKEYGDLLTSIRGCYVTAEDVGTNVDDMANIFSSTRFTTCIPGHLGGSGNPSVPTARGVICGI